A window of Edaphobacter lichenicola contains these coding sequences:
- a CDS encoding excinuclease ABC subunit UvrC, whose protein sequence is MATSFHFEHLLDFTPGQADEILRTIPAHPGVFALCGARQEDAPYLTKTADLRRRMRRLLDPPESQSKRLNLREKVARIEYCVTGSAFESSLVLYQATATHFGYTEARRRLKLHTPYFLRMTMENPFPRVYSTNKLSKRGLALMYGPFPSRLAAERYCDAVLDLFKLRRCYEDLAPYPDHPGCVYGEMNKCIEPCKQACSPAEYAAEAEAVKKFFDTRGESMIIEIGLAREEASSAMKFEKAAALHAQWQKVKAAQALADWIVRPIPKLKAIIVQTAAQEKEHAEQAALFLLNGGCILGPERLSTLGVRAVREQTSVGSSLFAQPLMLQAVPLEGAATDTSGASDSPEARAAHVLSLLEALAEPSSDLALLSDHLSLLRRWYYRPEKQRNGEIFFPNEDGGDKGAWPIRKILRGAARMVLGDPKPKAETQRDAAKEAAKGIKTKILHEGRPDVERVVPVLPKNR, encoded by the coding sequence GTGGCAACCAGCTTCCATTTCGAACACCTACTAGACTTCACCCCGGGCCAGGCAGACGAGATCCTCCGCACCATCCCCGCCCACCCTGGGGTCTTCGCCCTCTGCGGCGCACGCCAGGAAGACGCACCCTACCTCACCAAGACCGCCGACCTCCGCCGTCGCATGCGTCGTCTGCTCGATCCACCGGAGTCGCAATCCAAGCGCCTCAACCTTCGCGAAAAAGTCGCGCGCATCGAGTACTGCGTCACCGGCTCCGCCTTCGAGTCCTCCCTCGTCCTCTATCAAGCCACCGCCACGCACTTCGGCTACACCGAGGCGCGCCGCCGCCTCAAGCTTCACACGCCCTACTTTCTCCGCATGACGATGGAGAACCCCTTCCCTCGCGTCTACTCCACCAACAAGCTCTCCAAACGCGGCCTCGCCCTGATGTACGGCCCATTCCCCTCGCGCCTCGCCGCCGAGCGTTACTGCGACGCCGTCCTCGACCTCTTCAAACTTCGCCGCTGCTACGAAGACCTCGCGCCCTATCCCGACCACCCCGGCTGCGTCTATGGCGAGATGAACAAGTGCATCGAGCCCTGCAAGCAAGCCTGCTCGCCCGCGGAGTACGCCGCCGAAGCCGAGGCCGTAAAAAAATTCTTCGACACCCGCGGCGAGAGCATGATCATTGAAATTGGTCTGGCCCGCGAAGAGGCCTCCTCCGCAATGAAGTTCGAAAAAGCCGCCGCCCTGCACGCGCAATGGCAGAAGGTAAAAGCCGCACAGGCCCTCGCCGACTGGATCGTGCGCCCCATCCCGAAGCTGAAAGCCATCATCGTCCAGACGGCCGCACAAGAGAAGGAGCACGCCGAACAAGCCGCGCTGTTCCTGCTCAACGGAGGCTGCATCCTCGGCCCCGAACGCCTCTCCACCCTCGGCGTCCGTGCCGTGCGCGAGCAGACCAGCGTCGGCAGCTCCCTCTTCGCGCAGCCTCTGATGCTCCAGGCCGTTCCACTCGAAGGCGCTGCAACCGACACATCCGGCGCCTCCGACTCTCCCGAAGCCCGCGCCGCGCACGTCCTCTCCCTCCTTGAAGCCCTAGCCGAGCCCTCCAGCGATCTCGCTCTCCTCAGCGACCATCTCTCCCTGTTGCGTCGCTGGTACTATCGCCCCGAGAAGCAGCGCAACGGCGAGATCTTCTTCCCCAACGAAGACGGGGGCGACAAGGGCGCATGGCCCATCCGGAAGATCCTCCGCGGTGCCGCCCGCATGGTCCTCGGCGACCCCAAACCCAAGGCCGAAACCCAGCGCGACGCTGCCAAAGAAGCCGCGAAGGGAATCAAAACCAAGATCCTCCACGAAGGCCGCCCCGACGTGGAAAGAGTCGTGCCCGTGCTGCCGAAGAATCGCTAA
- a CDS encoding TldD/PmbA family protein yields the protein MPTQTTTNLRQLASDVLSHALKAGATDAEAVVYEGDEFSALVRLGQVETLKESGSRAVGLRVFIGQRTASTSSSDFSNDSIARLVEGALTLAKITSEDPFAGLPEAHEFGQIEEDQHLYFDDVNEMPPAERIEIARRTEAAAMAYDARIQNSGGGDFDTSTSHKILMNSRGFTGEYRRSYCGFSAAPIAHDEKGNMQRNYWFSNSRTVTKLENPEEIGQEAARRTLKRLGARQVKTQKAPVVFSPEIARGIIGNIFDAANGDAIYRNASFFSGMLGEEVAGENITVIDDGTIIHDGIGGFGTRPFDGEGLPTRRTVLVERGILKNYVSNTYTARKLNMKSTGNASRGLAGNPGIGAGNFFLEAGTLTPEQIIGDIQSGLYVTETMGFGVNLVTGDYSQGASGLWIENGELAYPVEEITIAGNLKDMYKNIVAIGNDLIFRGASAAPTMRIEGMTIAGA from the coding sequence ATGCCAACCCAGACGACCACGAACCTCCGCCAGCTTGCCTCCGATGTCCTCAGCCACGCCCTCAAGGCTGGAGCCACCGATGCTGAAGCTGTCGTCTACGAAGGCGATGAGTTCTCCGCGCTGGTGCGGCTGGGACAGGTTGAGACGCTGAAAGAATCAGGCTCGCGAGCAGTTGGCCTGCGCGTCTTCATCGGCCAGCGCACGGCGAGCACGTCGTCCTCTGACTTCTCCAACGACAGCATCGCGCGCCTCGTCGAAGGAGCCCTCACGCTCGCGAAGATCACCAGCGAAGATCCGTTCGCCGGCCTGCCCGAAGCACACGAGTTCGGCCAGATCGAAGAAGATCAGCACCTCTACTTCGACGACGTAAACGAGATGCCTCCCGCCGAACGCATCGAGATCGCCCGCCGCACCGAAGCCGCTGCCATGGCCTACGACGCCCGCATCCAGAACTCCGGCGGCGGCGACTTCGACACCTCGACCTCGCACAAGATCCTGATGAACTCCCGCGGCTTCACCGGCGAGTACCGCCGTAGCTACTGCGGGTTCTCTGCCGCGCCCATCGCCCACGACGAGAAGGGCAACATGCAGCGCAACTACTGGTTCTCAAACTCGCGCACCGTCACCAAGCTCGAGAACCCGGAAGAGATCGGCCAGGAAGCCGCGCGCCGCACCCTCAAGCGGCTCGGCGCACGCCAGGTCAAAACCCAAAAGGCCCCGGTCGTCTTCTCGCCCGAGATCGCGCGCGGAATCATCGGCAACATCTTCGACGCGGCCAACGGTGACGCCATCTATCGCAACGCCTCCTTCTTCAGCGGCATGCTGGGCGAAGAGGTCGCCGGCGAAAACATCACCGTCATCGACGACGGCACCATCATTCACGACGGAATCGGCGGCTTCGGCACACGTCCCTTCGACGGCGAAGGTCTGCCCACGCGCCGCACCGTGCTCGTCGAACGCGGCATCCTGAAGAACTACGTCTCGAACACCTACACCGCACGCAAGCTCAACATGAAGTCCACCGGCAACGCCTCGCGCGGACTCGCCGGCAACCCCGGCATCGGCGCGGGCAACTTCTTCCTCGAAGCCGGCACGCTCACCCCCGAGCAGATCATCGGCGACATCCAATCCGGCCTCTACGTCACCGAGACGATGGGCTTCGGCGTCAACCTCGTCACCGGCGACTACTCTCAGGGCGCGAGCGGCCTCTGGATCGAGAACGGCGAACTCGCCTACCCGGTCGAAGAGATCACCATCGCCGGCAACCTCAAAGACATGTACAAAAACATCGTCGCCATTGGCAACGATCTCATCTTCCGCGGAGCCAGCGCCGCCCCCACCATGCGCATCGAAGGCATGACGATCGCCGGTGCGTAA
- a CDS encoding ester cyclase, whose translation MSESGNVIVIARFLDEVINQGRLEQADELVAVDFVELDPLPGQRQGREGLKEVIGMLRTAFPDIHWVADETVASGDKVVTRFTWTGTHRGTFLGVPATGRSVSVKGVVIDRLVEGKMRDSRILMDNLTMMQQLGVIPRA comes from the coding sequence GTGTCTGAGTCTGGGAACGTCATAGTCATTGCACGGTTTTTGGATGAGGTCATCAATCAGGGACGGTTGGAGCAAGCCGACGAACTTGTCGCGGTCGACTTTGTCGAGCTTGATCCTCTTCCGGGTCAGCGGCAGGGACGAGAGGGTTTGAAAGAGGTCATCGGGATGTTGCGCACCGCATTCCCGGACATTCACTGGGTTGCGGACGAGACGGTGGCCAGTGGAGACAAGGTTGTCACTCGTTTCACGTGGACCGGCACACATCGAGGGACATTTCTCGGTGTTCCTGCTACGGGCCGGAGCGTCAGCGTCAAAGGTGTCGTCATCGACCGCCTGGTCGAGGGCAAGATGAGGGACAGTCGAATCCTGATGGATAACTTGACGATGATGCAGCAGCTTGGCGTCATACCAAGGGCATAG
- the tldD gene encoding metalloprotease TldD, with protein MTIPAPDHKRYFIEKLGLSERLMERCLGEALSAGGEYADLYFESVTSTSLGIDESLVKSASQGISVGCGIRVVSGERTGYAYTDDLSSERLLRAARTAALIASGPAKELMSGFRQTDTPSLYPVAGATSDAEIAAKLALIQRADKAARAYDSRITQVRAGFNDELRRILVAASDGTFASDTQPLARLNVFVIAKDSVNTARGTSGGGGRVTIDFFEGDKSPEHHAREAARTAILQLGAIEAPAGEMPVVLGPGWPGVLLHEAVGHGLEADFNRKKTSAFAGLIGQQVASPKVTVVDNGLMPGRRGSINMDDEGNPTQETVLIENGILKGFLSDKLNSRLMGMPNTGSGRRESYHHIPMPRMTNTYMLNGEDMPEDIIKSVKRGLYAVNFGGGQVDITNGKFVFSASEAYLIEDGKVTRPVKGATLIGNGPEALKYVSMVGNDLALDEGIGTCGKAGQSVPVGVGMPTVKLDRMTVGGTGQ; from the coding sequence ATGACCATACCCGCACCCGACCACAAACGCTACTTCATCGAAAAACTTGGTCTGTCGGAACGCCTGATGGAACGCTGCCTGGGCGAGGCCCTCTCCGCAGGAGGCGAGTATGCGGACCTTTACTTTGAGTCGGTTACGTCCACCTCGCTGGGCATCGACGAGTCCCTGGTCAAGTCGGCGAGCCAGGGGATCAGCGTTGGTTGCGGCATTCGCGTCGTCTCGGGCGAGCGCACCGGCTACGCCTACACCGACGATCTTTCTAGCGAGCGCCTGCTCCGCGCAGCCCGAACCGCGGCCCTGATCGCCAGCGGCCCGGCCAAAGAGCTGATGAGTGGATTTCGCCAGACCGACACCCCTTCGCTCTACCCTGTCGCGGGAGCCACCAGCGACGCCGAGATCGCCGCCAAGCTGGCATTGATTCAACGCGCCGACAAGGCCGCCCGCGCTTACGACTCCCGCATCACCCAGGTCCGCGCCGGCTTCAACGACGAGCTTCGCCGCATCCTCGTCGCTGCCTCCGACGGCACCTTCGCATCGGACACCCAGCCCCTCGCGCGTCTCAATGTCTTCGTCATCGCGAAGGACAGCGTGAACACCGCACGCGGCACCAGTGGCGGCGGCGGACGCGTCACTATAGATTTCTTCGAAGGCGACAAGTCTCCCGAGCACCACGCCCGCGAGGCCGCACGAACCGCCATACTGCAACTCGGCGCGATCGAAGCACCCGCAGGCGAGATGCCAGTCGTCCTCGGCCCTGGCTGGCCCGGTGTTCTGCTGCATGAAGCTGTAGGCCACGGCCTCGAAGCCGACTTCAATCGCAAGAAGACCTCAGCCTTCGCCGGACTCATCGGCCAGCAGGTGGCAAGCCCCAAGGTCACGGTCGTCGACAATGGACTGATGCCCGGCCGCCGCGGGTCTATCAACATGGATGATGAAGGCAACCCCACGCAGGAGACCGTGCTGATTGAAAATGGCATCCTCAAGGGCTTCCTCTCCGACAAGCTGAACTCGCGCCTGATGGGCATGCCGAACACCGGCAGCGGACGCCGCGAGAGCTATCACCACATCCCCATGCCGCGCATGACCAACACCTACATGCTCAACGGCGAAGACATGCCCGAAGACATCATCAAGAGCGTCAAGCGCGGCCTCTACGCCGTGAACTTCGGCGGTGGACAGGTCGACATCACCAACGGCAAGTTCGTCTTCTCGGCCAGCGAGGCTTACCTGATCGAAGACGGCAAGGTAACACGGCCCGTGAAGGGTGCAACGCTGATCGGCAACGGCCCTGAAGCATTGAAGTATGTGTCGATGGTCGGCAACGACCTGGCACTCGACGAAGGCATCGGCACCTGCGGCAAGGCGGGGCAAAGTGTGCCGGTCGGCGTAGGCATGCCCACAGTAAAGCTCGACCGCATGACGGTCGGGGGAACGGGACAATAA
- a CDS encoding glycoside hydrolase domain-containing protein encodes MRLSALPLALILAATTVYAQQPTAAVLSHAVTQANQSEASQSEANQPSGTAGSYVGFDSNDYPKEATMPALRRHFAFVGYWLNNPPGEKQNGWVGKREALMRNGFGFLVLFNGRFESEIKKAKRSGTSPASLGARDAAAAAAAAAREHFPAHTIIFLDQEEGGRLTEDQSAYLLAWTEAVAHSDYLPGVYGSGQPVNDSPGKTITTVQNIRGQVAAQHLHQIAMWVYQDACPPANGCSLQPPPLDSSGTPDIAVWQYAQSPRRKEITASCSKTYATDGNCYAPDLPNFPLDLSVSGSADPSHGR; translated from the coding sequence ATGCGACTTTCCGCTCTACCCCTCGCCCTGATTCTTGCCGCCACCACTGTTTATGCGCAGCAGCCTACCGCTGCGGTCTTGAGTCATGCGGTTACCCAAGCGAACCAATCTGAAGCGAGCCAATCTGAAGCGAACCAGCCCAGCGGCACAGCAGGCAGCTACGTTGGCTTCGACAGCAACGACTACCCGAAGGAGGCAACAATGCCTGCGCTGCGACGACACTTCGCCTTCGTCGGTTACTGGCTCAACAATCCCCCTGGCGAAAAACAGAACGGCTGGGTCGGCAAGCGCGAGGCATTGATGCGTAATGGTTTCGGCTTTCTGGTGTTGTTCAACGGCCGGTTTGAGTCGGAGATCAAAAAAGCGAAGCGCTCCGGAACATCGCCTGCCTCGCTGGGAGCCAGGGACGCAGCCGCAGCCGCCGCCGCAGCCGCGCGCGAACACTTCCCTGCCCACACGATCATTTTTCTGGATCAGGAGGAGGGCGGCCGACTCACCGAAGACCAGTCTGCGTATCTTCTTGCGTGGACAGAGGCAGTCGCCCACTCGGACTATCTGCCCGGAGTCTATGGCAGCGGCCAGCCAGTCAATGACAGTCCCGGCAAGACCATTACCACCGTGCAGAATATTCGCGGGCAGGTGGCCGCGCAGCATCTGCACCAGATCGCGATGTGGGTCTACCAGGACGCCTGCCCACCCGCCAACGGATGCAGTCTGCAGCCCCCTCCGCTCGACTCCAGCGGCACCCCGGACATTGCGGTGTGGCAGTACGCTCAGTCTCCGCGACGCAAGGAGATCACAGCGTCCTGCAGCAAAACCTACGCCACCGACGGCAACTGCTACGCTCCCGATCTGCCAAATTTTCCGTTGGACCTTAGTGTTTCAGGCTCCGCCGACCCGTCGCATGGGCGCTGA
- a CDS encoding YfiT family bacillithiol transferase encodes MALTDIDSRYPVGVFETPASISADERTGAIATLAELPEQLRNAVDGLSSAQLSTPYREGGWTLRQVVHHVADSHMNALVRVKLALTEDWPAVKPYDEAAWAKLHDMAAPVEWSLELVEALHARWVMLLQSLDEQQWQRGYNHPEDGRVTVELSALTYAWHSRHHVAHITHLRAKEGW; translated from the coding sequence ATGGCGCTTACTGATATCGATTCGAGGTACCCTGTAGGCGTCTTTGAAACGCCCGCATCCATCTCTGCGGATGAGCGTACCGGGGCGATTGCAACGCTCGCGGAGCTGCCCGAACAACTGCGCAATGCCGTAGACGGATTGAGCTCGGCGCAGTTGAGCACGCCCTATCGCGAAGGGGGATGGACGCTGCGCCAGGTGGTGCATCACGTCGCGGACAGCCACATGAACGCCCTGGTTCGGGTGAAGCTCGCGCTGACCGAGGACTGGCCGGCGGTCAAGCCCTATGATGAGGCCGCCTGGGCGAAGCTGCATGACATGGCCGCGCCGGTGGAGTGGTCCCTGGAGCTGGTGGAAGCCCTGCACGCGCGATGGGTGATGCTGCTTCAGTCTCTCGACGAACAGCAGTGGCAGCGTGGGTACAACCATCCCGAGGATGGCCGCGTCACGGTGGAGCTGTCGGCGCTGACCTATGCCTGGCACTCTCGCCATCACGTGGCCCACATCACGCATCTGCGCGCGAAGGAAGGGTGGTAG
- a CDS encoding GNAT family N-acetyltransferase, giving the protein MPTIQIATMPSEMDRCFPVMRQLRPMLAAEEFVGRIQTQQAEGYLLAYLESDGAIVSVAGFRMQNLLWSGKTLYVDDLVTDEAARSKGHGESMLTWLIALAKEAGCTTFMLDSGTHRHEAHAFYFRHGLRISDFHFKLSL; this is encoded by the coding sequence ATGCCCACCATTCAGATTGCTACGATGCCGAGCGAGATGGACCGCTGCTTCCCGGTGATGCGCCAGCTTCGGCCCATGTTGGCTGCCGAAGAGTTTGTTGGCCGCATTCAAACCCAGCAGGCCGAGGGATATCTGCTCGCGTATCTTGAATCGGACGGCGCGATCGTGTCGGTCGCCGGCTTTCGCATGCAGAATCTGCTGTGGAGCGGCAAGACGCTCTACGTCGATGACCTGGTGACGGACGAGGCTGCGCGCTCGAAGGGGCATGGCGAGTCGATGCTGACGTGGCTGATTGCGCTGGCCAAAGAGGCAGGGTGCACCACCTTCATGCTCGACTCGGGAACGCACCGACACGAGGCGCATGCGTTCTACTTCAGGCATGGGCTGCGCATCTCCGACTTTCACTTCAAGCTTTCGTTGTAG
- a CDS encoding tRNA dihydrouridine synthase: MKKRYTLEQKRWDDPAEHTMPEHSRVPASFTIGNVKIAPATVLAPMAGVTDTVFRRFIKNASQFTTPADELADSSANVDSITSNQQSGCGLIMTEFTSADGLSRMRETKRKRYLTYYEDEHPISAQLFGSNPATLADSARIVEDAGFDLVDLNLGCPAKRVVACNGGSGLLRDLPLIETIFKTVRAAVSIPFTVKFRMGWNDKHIVCVELAKMAEDCGLNAVALHARTREDGYTGQARWEYIAAVKDAVKIPVIGNGDIRTPEDAAAMVDVTGCDAVMIGRTAPSNPWIFRQIAQYTASKEATGVGTYDHPTDQDRYRMIRTYFQMLVDEIALEERAESARAEAITAAGQVAREQRHRDCVGKMKQFASWFTHGVPGGGALRKQIFESKNGDAVLGAIESFFANRADDLVHHPEMVTQDDQLLTSAAYCD, translated from the coding sequence ATGAAGAAGCGATACACCCTCGAGCAGAAGCGTTGGGACGATCCAGCCGAGCACACGATGCCCGAGCACTCCCGCGTGCCTGCGAGCTTCACCATCGGCAACGTCAAGATCGCTCCTGCGACGGTTCTCGCTCCCATGGCCGGGGTGACCGACACGGTCTTTCGCCGCTTCATCAAGAACGCCAGCCAGTTTACGACTCCCGCCGACGAACTTGCAGACTCTTCGGCCAACGTCGACAGCATTACCTCGAACCAGCAGTCCGGCTGCGGCCTCATCATGACGGAGTTCACCTCCGCCGACGGCCTCTCCCGCATGCGCGAGACGAAACGCAAACGCTACCTGACCTACTACGAGGACGAGCATCCGATCTCGGCGCAGCTCTTCGGCTCAAACCCCGCGACGCTGGCCGACTCGGCACGCATCGTCGAGGACGCAGGCTTCGACCTCGTCGACCTGAACCTTGGCTGCCCGGCCAAGCGCGTCGTTGCCTGCAATGGCGGCTCCGGCCTGCTGCGCGATCTGCCGCTCATCGAGACCATCTTCAAGACCGTCCGCGCCGCCGTCTCCATTCCCTTCACCGTGAAGTTCCGCATGGGCTGGAACGACAAACACATCGTCTGCGTCGAGCTCGCGAAGATGGCCGAGGACTGCGGCCTGAACGCAGTAGCCCTGCACGCCCGCACCCGCGAAGACGGCTACACCGGACAAGCCCGCTGGGAGTACATCGCCGCCGTCAAGGACGCCGTGAAAATTCCAGTGATCGGCAACGGCGACATCCGCACCCCGGAGGACGCTGCCGCGATGGTCGACGTCACCGGCTGCGACGCCGTGATGATCGGCCGCACTGCGCCGTCGAATCCGTGGATCTTCCGCCAGATTGCGCAGTACACCGCGTCGAAAGAGGCCACCGGCGTAGGCACCTACGATCACCCCACCGATCAGGACCGCTATCGCATGATCCGCACCTACTTCCAGATGCTGGTCGACGAGATCGCACTCGAAGAGCGAGCCGAATCAGCGCGCGCGGAGGCCATCACCGCAGCAGGACAGGTCGCACGCGAGCAGCGCCACCGCGACTGCGTCGGCAAGATGAAGCAGTTCGCCAGCTGGTTCACCCACGGCGTTCCAGGCGGAGGCGCACTGCGCAAACAGATCTTCGAATCGAAGAACGGCGACGCAGTTCTCGGTGCGATTGAAAGCTTCTTCGCGAATCGCGCAGATGACCTCGTGCACCATCCCGAGATGGTCACGCAAGATGACCAGCTTCTGACCTCTGCAGCCTACTGCGATTGA
- the rpmE gene encoding 50S ribosomal protein L31: MPKEGIHPKYDNIHVKCACGNTFETRSTHKGDIVVEICSACHPFFTGKQKLIDTAGRVERFRRKFAKSDAGKAETAAK, from the coding sequence ATGCCAAAAGAAGGTATTCACCCGAAGTACGACAACATCCACGTCAAGTGCGCATGCGGGAACACGTTTGAGACCCGCTCCACGCACAAGGGCGACATCGTCGTCGAAATCTGCTCCGCCTGCCACCCGTTCTTCACCGGCAAGCAGAAGCTGATCGACACCGCAGGTCGCGTCGAGCGCTTCCGCCGCAAGTTCGCCAAGTCGGACGCCGGCAAGGCCGAGACCGCCGCGAAGTAA
- a CDS encoding ATP-binding protein, translated as MSEVCTICGGLGLKVIQRPDGTQFAQDCVCRIERRAARVLKNARIPRRYEFCSLDSYETMHSSATKSVKKSLIVSRKFTEGYPIETSGKGLLFVGSAGLGKTHLAIGILKNLILERGATGIFWEHKELLENLRSTYSGRHAGAEAEMLKTVITCDLLVLDDLGDITPSDWSWDTTSYILSSRYNEDRSTIITSNLPNKPPSIAFDESVDHFASEAAQEAQKAMNRRTLGDRIGDRIWSRLQEMCVVVEMQGEDFRQKVKRASFA; from the coding sequence ATGAGTGAAGTTTGCACGATATGCGGTGGGTTAGGTCTAAAGGTCATTCAGCGTCCAGACGGGACTCAGTTTGCGCAGGATTGTGTTTGTCGCATCGAGCGCCGGGCAGCTCGTGTTCTTAAGAACGCCCGTATTCCTCGGCGCTACGAGTTCTGTTCGCTTGATAGTTACGAAACTATGCACAGCTCGGCGACAAAAAGTGTTAAAAAAAGCTTGATTGTCTCGCGCAAGTTTACCGAAGGATATCCAATTGAAACGAGCGGTAAGGGGCTACTTTTTGTCGGATCAGCGGGCTTGGGCAAGACGCATCTTGCGATTGGTATTTTAAAAAATCTAATTTTAGAGCGAGGCGCAACAGGAATTTTCTGGGAACACAAGGAACTTCTAGAAAATCTTCGCTCTACCTATAGCGGGCGGCACGCTGGAGCAGAGGCGGAAATGCTGAAAACCGTTATTACCTGCGATCTTCTGGTTCTCGATGACTTAGGCGATATCACTCCAAGCGATTGGAGTTGGGATACTACGTCCTATATTTTGAGTAGCCGATATAACGAGGATCGTTCGACAATCATCACTTCGAATCTGCCGAATAAACCACCCTCGATCGCTTTTGATGAATCCGTGGATCATTTTGCTTCCGAAGCGGCACAAGAAGCCCAGAAAGCCATGAATAGACGCACGCTGGGAGATCGAATCGGAGACCGAATTTGGTCCCGGTTGCAGGAGATGTGTGTTGTCGTGGAGATGCAGGGCGAGGACTTCCGCCAGAAGGTCAAGCGCGCCAGCTTCGCCTAG
- a CDS encoding DUF2393 family protein — MFESKPPEGGGVPIAAWGVAGLVVLVVLLGLVFATRHKSHAAPNTIQPLAAYAAELPLSQLAMSESTSLSGGKSTFIDGHIQNAGGQTVSGITVQVLFRNDEAMPPQVETLPLSVVRMREPYIDTQPISAAPMKPGEERDFRLIFETIPTNWNTQMPEIHIISVDTK; from the coding sequence ATGTTCGAGAGCAAGCCGCCGGAGGGAGGCGGGGTGCCGATCGCAGCATGGGGAGTGGCGGGGTTGGTCGTGCTGGTGGTGCTCCTCGGTCTGGTCTTCGCCACACGCCACAAATCCCATGCGGCCCCCAACACGATCCAGCCACTGGCCGCTTATGCCGCCGAGCTCCCCCTCTCGCAGCTTGCGATGAGCGAGTCGACCAGCCTCTCAGGAGGAAAGTCGACCTTCATCGACGGTCATATTCAAAATGCAGGCGGTCAGACCGTCTCCGGCATCACCGTACAGGTCCTCTTCCGCAACGATGAGGCCATGCCCCCGCAAGTGGAGACGTTGCCGCTATCGGTCGTCCGGATGCGTGAGCCCTACATCGATACCCAGCCCATAAGCGCGGCGCCCATGAAGCCGGGCGAGGAACGGGACTTTCGCCTTATCTTCGAGACAATCCCGACCAACTGGAACACGCAAATGCCCGAGATTCACATCATTAGCGTGGACACAAAATAG
- a CDS encoding OmpA family protein — MMKSGSTFGLPALVLGSALGISAFAQTSTPATQTTDSAAASSTSGAMNPDDKATYATGKPLTDQSKEGFWGHMNPFARKKWVNRQTGPIKGQVNELDQLQSKNANDIRDVDSRSQAGIKNAMNTANTADQHAQDAANRANSAQTLASNASSRTDSLGNTVGNLDQYQTVSSTSVKFASGRTALGPTGKSDLDNLATTLASEKGYIIEVQGYSRAGVQTSQAMADSVVRYLVTEHQVPVYRIYKTGLGKNTVKPADGEQAIVNGVRVTLLHNSLASMSSDSASNATTTPKTSHAGVSSPQEVNQ, encoded by the coding sequence ATGATGAAATCCGGAAGCACTTTCGGCCTCCCAGCTTTAGTCTTAGGCAGTGCATTGGGTATCTCGGCATTCGCTCAAACCAGCACTCCCGCTACACAGACCACGGACTCCGCAGCAGCCAGCTCCACCTCGGGCGCAATGAATCCCGACGACAAGGCCACCTACGCCACCGGCAAGCCACTGACCGATCAGTCGAAGGAAGGCTTCTGGGGTCACATGAACCCGTTTGCTCGCAAGAAGTGGGTAAATCGGCAGACCGGTCCCATCAAGGGTCAGGTCAACGAGCTCGATCAGCTTCAGTCCAAGAACGCCAACGATATTCGAGACGTAGACTCCCGTTCGCAGGCTGGCATCAAGAACGCAATGAACACGGCGAATACCGCTGATCAGCATGCTCAGGACGCCGCGAATCGCGCCAACTCCGCCCAGACCCTGGCTAGCAACGCAAGCAGCCGTACCGATTCTCTCGGCAATACGGTCGGGAATCTCGACCAGTATCAGACCGTGTCCTCTACCTCAGTGAAGTTTGCCTCGGGCCGTACGGCTCTCGGGCCGACCGGTAAGTCGGACCTCGACAATCTCGCCACGACCCTCGCCAGCGAGAAGGGCTACATCATCGAAGTGCAGGGTTACAGCAGAGCTGGTGTCCAGACCTCACAGGCGATGGCTGACTCTGTGGTCCGCTACCTCGTAACCGAGCATCAGGTTCCCGTATACCGGATCTACAAGACTGGTCTCGGCAAGAACACTGTCAAGCCGGCAGATGGCGAGCAGGCAATCGTGAATGGTGTTCGCGTCACGCTGCTGCACAACAGCCTGGCGTCGATGAGCTCCGACTCGGCGTCCAACGCAACCACCACGCCAAAGACCTCCCATGCGGGAGTAAGTTCACCGCAAGAGGTGAATCAGTAG